The Parambassis ranga chromosome 13, fParRan2.1, whole genome shotgun sequence genome contains the following window.
AGGAGCCTCAGCTGtccacagaggagaaggagttCCGTGAATATCTGAGGTCTTTGTTTGAGGTTCTGCTCCTGTTAGGAAAACAGAGCATCCCTTTAGAGGCGTGTAAGGAGACTGAACGCACATCCAACAACTTCCTGGCTCTCCTCGACTACAGCATGAATGCTGGTGATGAGGCGTTGAAGAAGCGGTTTGAGGCAACAGCTCTCAACTCAGAATACCTTTCTGCAACACAGCAGAGTCAGCTCCTGGACATTTGTGAGaacacagtgagagaggagaTGCTGATGGAGGTGAGGGAGAGCCGCTTCTTCTCAATTGTGACAGGTGATCTCTTTGAGTTCGCCGGCCAGAAAcacctgcctctgtttctgCGCTTCGTGAATCAGCAGAATGTTCTCCGGGAGGAGTTTTTAGACTTTTTGCTGTTTGATGGTGATGAGCCTGCCCTGGTAGAGAGGCTGGAGGCTCAGCTGACTGACCGTTGGGGCCTCAGCATGGAAGACTGCCGTGGACAGGCCCACAAGGCCACGGGGACATACTCCACCAAGATGAAAGCTGTGGCAGTGTTACTGATGGAAAAGTATCCCCTGTTACTGCACATGCCTTGCTCCCATACGGCACTGAACATCCACCTGGCCAACAGCCTGCCTTTCCCTAATGTCcaggttgtcatggagacactgAGGAGGATCAGTGCTTTCTTTAGCAATCCGTTAACTCAGGAGGAGCTAGAGAACGCTATTTCTGCTCACTACCAGAAGAATGAAGAGAAAGCAGCTGCACTGAAACAGACATGTGGCTCTGGATGGACAGAACAACACAGCGTCTTTGACACACTGCTTGATTTGTTGccgtcactgctgctgtgcatGGAAAGCGTCCGGGACAATGAAAGTGGAAGGTTTGCTGGTTCCGTCATGGCAGATGCGTATTCAATAATAGAAACTCTGGCTGACTTTGAGATCAttgtcaccatcatcatcttaaAGAACGTCCTCACCTTTACCAGAGCCTTCGGGAGGAATCTGCAAGGCGAAACGCTGGATGTGTTTTTTGCTGCCAACAGCCTAACAGCTGTGCTGCATTCGCTGAACGAGGTCAACGATAACATCGATGTTTACCATGAATTCTGGTACGAAGAGGCTGTGAGTGTGGCTGCAGTCATGGAGGTGCCTGTGAATCTTCCGAGGCTGTTCCTGCGCAGACAGCGGGCAGCCGATGTGGGTGAAATCCAAGTGGAGTCATATTTTAAGGAGTATGTAACCATGCCTGTAATCCACGGCATCATGCAAGAAGTGGAGGAGATGTTCTCCGACACTAACCTCAAAGCTCTCAAATGCCTGTCTCTGGTCCCTGCTGTCATGGGTCAAATGAAGTTCAACACCACTGAGGAGAACTACGCAGACGTTTACCGCAACGACCTCCCCAACCCCGACACTCTTCCTGCCGAACTTCACTGCTGGAGAATCAAGTGGAAGCACCGAGGCAAAGAAGTGCGCCTGCCCACTACCATCCACGAAACCTTGCAGCTTCCAGATGTCAAGTTCTTTCCCAACGTCAACTCCTTCCTCAAAGTGCTCTCCACCTTACCGGTGCTCAAATTAGATAACGGAAAATCAGATACTTCCAGTCAGCGGCTGCAGGTTTATTTTGACAGCGTGCCTGCGAAACAGTGGAACAAAAGTCTTGCAATGCTTAGAGTTAACACTCATGTCAAACATGACCTGGATGTCATGGTGGACAAATACTGCAGACTCTATGCAGAGGATGATCCCGAGGCAGAGGCCAAGTCTGAGGAAGCAGCTGAGGAGGATTAAAATGACCGGCAGCTGTGTGAGTCTCACATGAACGTTATGGTGTAAGAACACAGGCGTGATAGAGAAGAGTGTGGCCTAAAGTCGATGAAGATTACACATCTGTTTTGCAGCATTTCAAGGAGTAGCACCACAGAGGTGATGGCTGCCACCCACTTTTTATCTGAtgtgtcaccccccccccaacaaagATTAGTAAGTAAATCAGTGGTTGCCTTTTTTGACAGtgaggatgatgtcatcactgccGTGGACCACTTTCTAGAGGTGCAACAAAAAAGATGCTCGACTCTTCTTGGCAACTTTTGTGAGAATAATGTTCACATGAAAGGCTCTGTCATTATATCAAAAATGGGCTGAGATTGGTCCAGACTAACTGTGACTCAGCCACAAGCAAATAGCTTGAAGCCTCAAGACACAGATCAATTAAGTAGATGCGGCAGAATCTGCTTGTAGGCCACACTCTTATCAAACTGCATATATAAGTTCTAATAATTTAGATCTACAAGGACGTGATCTGTAAATATTTTGAATTCTGTTATGCTCTTTATTATCAGATAATCCCCCTGTGAGGTATTTTGTAGTCTTGTTTTGTTAAGTTCTTTGacagttttatatgtttttactACTtagcttgttattttttttaattgtgtgcTTTTAATTCAGACCACATGATGGAGGCAGATGCTGGTTTACAGTCTCTTATAAAGCAGGAAGAGCAGAAGAGGTTACAGTTACATCCAAATCAGCAGAATTAACTCctgtttgtttaaataaattctGCAAGTGTGACAGATTCAGCTGTTAAATACTATCAAATACAGATTAAGATGAAAAACATGGCAGGAAACTGGACATAGCTGTGGATAGCAGTCATTGATGCTTCATTCaattcagattttatttttcataacaTTTCAATAAAAACTTCCAAACATCAAGGCCGTATTGTcctccttatttttttttgtattgacaTTTCAAACATCACGTTGAAATCACGCACACAGCTAGGAAGCATCAAATAAATCTGATTATAATATAATGAGTTGATTTGATTTCAGCCCAGTGTTCTTCTCGGCCATTTCCTGCAGCCTGGAACAAAAGGCCTTTCTTCCATCCATTGTAGTTTTAAGTGTCTTGACATGGCAGCATGGGGTTAACCgtgcctcctccctcctttgCTGGCCAGACTGTGACGAACTCAGGTGACAGTTCACCGTGCAAACTCACTGTGCAGACCTCCGAGCATCACACAAATGTGGGTGGGGTCGCTTTTGATGCGCAACCAGACAGCAATGTGCGCTCCACGGCGAGCTCCGAAGCCTTAGACAGCAGGAGGCTCTTTTCCTCCTAGACCCGGACAGAGTTACATAACGAAGGTGCGACCCTGAGTGGACACATCCTGAGAGGGTTCAGGTCGTGAGTAGGACGTTCCTCTTTTTGATCTTTCCCCGTGCAGCCTTGTAGGATTGAACATTATGGCATGGCCGTGCATTACGCGCGCTTGCTGCATCAACCGCTTCTGGACCGAGCTGGATAAAGCAGACATCGCGGTGCCTTTGGTTTTCACCAAATACTCCGATGTGGCCGACGTGCAGCACTTCCCCCATCACCCGCAGCCGAGGCAGAAGAAGGCCGGCGCCGCTGCCATAGAAACCCAGCCTCATCCCGGCGAGCAGGAGGCTGGGAAGGCACCGCCCGCGACGGGTGCCGCAGCGGGCAAAGATGGCTCTACTGCGTCCGTCATGCGCCAAGACTTCAAGGCGTGGAGAGTGCGCCCCGAGCCCAGCTGCAAGCCCAGGAATCAGTACCAGCCTTCACCGGGCCCGTTCAACAACGAGACGCAGTACCAGAAGGATTACAAGGCCTGGCCTATACCGAAGAAGCACGACCACCCCTGGATCCCCAAACCCAGCCCCACCGCTGCTGCTACTACTACcactactactgctgctgcttcacctccagccaccaccaccaccggcGGCCCGGAAAGGAGCGCAAAGCTCGAGCACGCAGCCGAGGCCGAGAGCGGCGTGGAGAAGAGTGAGATTGAGGAGAAAATTCACGAGAAAGAGTCGAAGGAGGAGGCGAAGGTAAGCGTGAAGAGGGAAAAGTCAGCCGAGTTGAAAACAGGTGAGAAGACGGAGTCCGCAGATCTGAGCGCGGAGCAGAGGAAAAGCAGAGCAGCCGCAGACGCGCTCAACAGACAGATAAAGGAGGGGATATCGACTTCCAGCAGCTACAGGTAAGCCAGCATCTCATCTCTGATCACTCCAGCAGCCTCAGAGATCTCCACAGGATGTCTGGTTTTATGTTACAATCTGAGGCAGCTGATATCGCCACAGATAGAGGTTCCAGTATTGATCTTCTTCTTGCCTTATCCTGGCTGGGAGTACTACCCAATCAATGCTGCAGCCCATGAATGAGCGAGGCTTGTAAAAAGGGTTTGAATTTAATCATGTGTGTGGTTCCTTTGC
Protein-coding sequences here:
- the thap12b gene encoding THAP domain containing 12b; its protein translation is MPNFCAAPNCTRKSTQSDLAFFRFPRDPERCRIWVENCRRADLEAKTPDQLNKHYRLCAKHFDPAMVCKTSPYRTVLKDTAIPTIFDLTSHLKNPHTRHRKRIKELTEEDIKKIKERRLASSTEQLASKKHDTAEDSTSTSEKEPQLSTEEKEFREYLRSLFEVLLLLGKQSIPLEACKETERTSNNFLALLDYSMNAGDEALKKRFEATALNSEYLSATQQSQLLDICENTVREEMLMEVRESRFFSIVTGDLFEFAGQKHLPLFLRFVNQQNVLREEFLDFLLFDGDEPALVERLEAQLTDRWGLSMEDCRGQAHKATGTYSTKMKAVAVLLMEKYPLLLHMPCSHTALNIHLANSLPFPNVQVVMETLRRISAFFSNPLTQEELENAISAHYQKNEEKAAALKQTCGSGWTEQHSVFDTLLDLLPSLLLCMESVRDNESGRFAGSVMADAYSIIETLADFEIIVTIIILKNVLTFTRAFGRNLQGETLDVFFAANSLTAVLHSLNEVNDNIDVYHEFWYEEAVSVAAVMEVPVNLPRLFLRRQRAADVGEIQVESYFKEYVTMPVIHGIMQEVEEMFSDTNLKALKCLSLVPAVMGQMKFNTTEENYADVYRNDLPNPDTLPAELHCWRIKWKHRGKEVRLPTTIHETLQLPDVKFFPNVNSFLKVLSTLPVLKLDNGKSDTSSQRLQVYFDSVPAKQWNKSLAMLRVNTHVKHDLDVMVDKYCRLYAEDDPEAEAKSEEAAEED
- the map6b gene encoding microtubule-associated protein 6 homolog isoform X2 encodes the protein MAWPCITRACCINRFWTELDKADIAVPLVFTKYSDVADVQHFPHHPQPRQKKAGAAAIETQPHPGEQEAGKAPPATGAAAGKDGSTASVMRQDFKAWRVRPEPSCKPRNQYQPSPGPFNNETQYQKDYKAWPIPKKHDHPWIPKPSPTAAATTTTTTAAASPPATTTTGGPERSAKLEHAAEAESGVEKSEIEEKIHEKESKEEAKVSVKREKSAELKTGEKTESADLSAEQRKSRAAADALNRQIKEGISTSSSYRTEFKAYKDVKPVKPIKAPSQYKPPGEETSLETSYSATFKGEQLKAQSTDNKLQERRRVRSLYSEPGKDAAKDFSETESSSVLNLL
- the map6b gene encoding microtubule-associated protein 6 homolog isoform X1 — its product is MAWPCITRACCINRFWTELDKADIAVPLVFTKYSDVADVQHFPHHPQPRQKKAGAAAIETQPHPGEQEAGKAPPATGAAAGKDGSTASVMRQDFKAWRVRPEPSCKPRNQYQPSPGPFNNETQYQKDYKAWPIPKKHDHPWIPKPSPTAAATTTTTTAAASPPATTTTGGPERSAKLEHAAEAESGVEKSEIEEKIHEKESKEEAKVSVKREKSAELKTGEKTESADLSAEQRKSRAAADALNRQIKEGISTSSSYRTEFKAYKDVKPVKPIKAPSQYKPPGEETSLETSYSATFKGEQLKAQSTDNKLQERRRVRSLYSEPGKDAAKADKPASRTKPKKAPTTTTTVKMVKKAKEKQISSSQSAKKKPSLGASEEPKPDGAVTKKSKEISNRLAEAKH